GTTGAAGCCGATGTAATGGGCTTCCATGGGGTCGTTGGTCACGCGCTTGGGGTTCTTGGTGAAGTCGTGCCACTTTTTGATGAAGGCCTTGTTGGCGGGATTATCCACGCTCATGAAATAGTTCCAGGCGGCCAGGTGGCCCACCAGAGGCTTGGTGTCTATGCCGGAGAGTTCTTCTTCACCCACGGAGAAAGCCATGACGGGAATGTCGGCGGCAGTGATGCCCTGGTTGGCGAGTTCCTTGTAGAAAGGCACGTTGGCGTCGCCGTTGAGGGTGGAAACCACGGCGGTCTTTTTGCCCGCGTTGCCGAACTTTTTGATTTCAGCAACGATGGACTGCCAGTCGGAATGGCCGAAGGGCGTGTAGTTGATGAGGATGTCTTCTTTTTTCACGCCCTTGGAGATCAGGTAGGCTTCGATGATCTTGTTGGCGGTGCGGGGGAACACGTAGTCCGTACCGGCCAGCACCCAGCGCTTAACGCCGAGGTCGTTCATCAGGTAGTCCACAGCGGGGATGGCCTGCTGATTCGGGGCTGCGCCGGTGTAGATGACGTTGCGCGAGGATTCTTCACCTTCGTACTGCACGGGGTAGAACAGGAGGCCGTTGAGTTCTTCAAACACGGGCAATACGGACTTGCGCGAAACCGAGGTCCAACAGCCGAAAACAGCGGCGACCTTGTCCTTGCTCAGCAGTTCGCGAGCCTTTTCTGCAAACAGGGGCCAGTTGGAGGCGGGATCGACCACCACGGCCTCCAGCTTTTTGCCCAGCAGGCCGCCTTTTTTGTTCTGCTCGTCAATGAGCATGAGCATAACGTCTTTCAGCGTTGTTTCGCTGATGGCCATGGTGCCGGAGAGCGAATGCAGAATGCCTACCTTGATGGTGTCGTCCGCGGCCTTCGCGTTCAGCGAACCGCACAGGGTGACGAGCATAAGAGCCAACGTCGCCAACGTTTTCTTGAACATGTGGAGCCTCCTTGGAACTGTCTGTATGGCTGTACGTGACGCGACGCACCCCCATGGTTGCCGCGCTGCTTGCTACTGCACATGGTTAAGCAAGAGGCGTTCCAGCGGCATTTTTCATGTAGTAGGGTGTAATTTATTGATATTTTTTTGAGATGGGTGTGGGTTTTAAGCCATTTTTGTAAAATCACCGGGATGTTAAAACAATTTTGTATATGCCATGGAGCGGTACGGCCTGCCGCTGCCAACTGCGAAGAATGACCGCGTAAAAAAAGACGCCCGGCCCGGCGGACGTGCAGTCTGCCGGGCGCGAAGCGTTGCATTGCCTGCGCCGCTTTGTGGCGTCATGAGTTTTTGGAGGGCGTTTTTTTGAGATTTGGGAAAGAAGAAGGCAAGCCAAAAGGAAGGCGGTAAAGTAAACCCGGAATACTGCTTGAGATGCCCCAGAAGATAAGTGTGTCGAGTTTTATGGGATACTTAAGGTAACCCATTCTCGAAGAGTCTTTTTATCCTTGATTCCCGATTCTTCACAACGTTGCCGATAGCCACATCCACCCTTAAGAAAAAGCTTTACGGCTTTTTCCTTGAACAAGAGTGAATATGTCGTCTTCTTACCGTCGGCCATAAAAGATTCCCATCATGTTTTCAAAGTTTAAGCCTGGCGGGGCTTTTTTGCTTTGTCTGCCTGATGGGGGTCATAGCAGGTGCAGACCAATGCCGGGGGATATTTATTATGTCAGTTTTAGTATCATTGCCCCGAACGCCACCAGAACCACGGCTATTCCCCGCCAGAAGGTAAACTTTTCGTGCAGCAGAACCACGGCCAGCAGCATGCCGAAAATAACCGAGGTTTCACGCAGGGCAGCCACCATGGCAATGGGGGCGATTGTCATGGCCCAGATGGCAATGCCGTATGAGCCCAGACCGGCCAGGCCGCCGAAAAATCCGATGGCGGCCCGCTTGCGCACATACCGGGCGTAGCTCAGGCCATGCCGCCAGAAAATAAAGGTGTTCAGAGGAATGATGTTGAGCACGAAAATCCAGCAGGCGTAGCTCACGGCGTTGCCACTGTGCCGTGCGCCCAGGCCGTCTGCCAGCGTATAGCCCATGATGACAAAGGATGTGCGCAGGGAAAGCAATATGGCGCTTCTGTCCGCGCCGCGCCGCGCGTTGTCCCCGGCAAGACAGAAAATGCCGCAGCACAGCAGCAGTATGCCACACCACGCGCCCAGGCTCAGCGACACATTGAAAAAGAGCATAGCCAGTGATGTCAGTAGCGGTGCGCACCCGCGCATGATGGTGTAGCTGAAAGAAAGATCTGATTTCTTGTAAGCTTCAGCAATACAAATATAGTATGTAAAATGGCAAATGCAGGACATGCCAAGATACGGCCATGCCTCAGGGGAAACTGGAGGCAGAAATGGCACAATACATGCCGCACCAAGCCCAGCGCCCAGCGCATTAAGGCCAGTTTCAAAGAGCTTGTTTTCGCCGCCCTTAACAATAATATTCCACAGGGCATGTAAAAGGGCGGCAAATAGTACTGTAAGCACTATATAAGATGGCATAAAAATTCCACTACGCGCATACCGCAGGTTTGGCAAACGGAAAGTGCGAACGATGGTTCTTTATGTCTTCAGTATGTATTGTCCACAGCGCTTGTTGAAGCCTTTGCGTTTTTCTTTCCTTTTGGATTTCGGGTTGCGCATGGGCGAAGGCCTGCGTTGCAAATCTGCGAGCAAACCAGTTTCGGTTTATTTTCAAAAAAAATCCGTAAAGTAATGCTGTAGTGCATCCCCTGCGGGTTCTGTTTTGGACGACGCCCTGATTTTTTTTTCATAACATTCTTAAATAAAATATAATATTATAAACAAAAGCTTTGGCATATGTCTTGCTTTTTATTCTGTAAACACGGCGCTTGCTTGCCGTTTGATGCCATTGTTTGTTGAACATCCGTAACCCCAAGGAGTCTCATAATGAAGTTTCAGGGTATGACTATCGGTGTGCCGACGGAAATTATGCACGGCGAACGCCGCGTGTCCGCAACTCCTGATACCGTCAAGAAGATGGTTGCCGAAGGCGCCACGGTTCTGGTCGAGAAGGGCGCGGGCGACGGCGCGTTCTTCGCCGACGCCGCCTATGTTGAAGCTGGCGGCAAGATCGTGGAAGACGTTCAGGAAATCTTTGCCAAGTCCGACGTGATCCTGAAGGTCAAGGAACCCCTGTTCAACAAAAAAGTGAACAAGCACGAAGCGGAAATGGTGCGTGACGGCCAGTATCTGATCACGTTCCTGCATCCCGCCGCGCCGGTGAACCATGAAATGATGAAGAAGCTGGCGGCCACGGGCGTGATCGGCATCACGCTTGACGGCATTCCGCGTATTTCGCGCGCCCAGGGCATGGACGCCCTGACCTCCATGAGCACCGTGGCCGGCTACAAGGGCGTGCTCATGGCCGCCAACCGTCTGTCCAAGTTCATGCCCATGGTGGGCACGGCCGTGGGCGTTATCAAACCCGCCAACGTGCTGGTCATCGGCACGGGCGTGGCCGGCCTTCAGGCCGTCGCCACCGCCAAGCGCCTTGGCGCTGTAGTCACCGCCGTGGACATCCGTCCCGACGCACGCGAGCAGTCCATGAGCCTTGGCGCCAAGAGCTTTGACGTGGGCGTGCCCGCCGAAGTGGCCATTGGCGAGGGCGGCTATGCCCAGCGCCTGAGCGACGAATGGCTGCACAAGGAACGTGAGGCCCTGAAGCCTCTGGTGAAGGATGCGGACATCATCATCCTGTGCGCCCTGATCCCCGGCAAGCTGGCCCCCATCCTGATCACCGCGGACATGGTCGCCTCTATGGCTCCCGGCTCCAGCATCGTTGACATCTCCATCGACCAGGGCGGCAACTGCGAGCTGACCGACGCCGGTGAAGTGGCGGTCAAGCACGGCGTGACCATTGACGGCACCAAGAACATCCCCGGCATGATGCCCACGAGCTCCACCTGGATGTTCGCCAACAACGTGTTCCAGCTGCTTTCCTTCCTGGCCAAGGACGGCAAGATTGTGCTGGACAGAACCGACCCCATCATTGAATCCACGCTGACCACCATTGACAAGCAGATTGTCCACCGTGGCGCGCGTGAGGCCATGGGCTTATAGAACCAAGCAGGATTCTGCCGGAAATCGCATTTCCGGCAGAATCCACGCCGCTAGCGGCGCGCTGCATTTTTGTGCAGCCACAGGGCATGCAAACTTTTTCAAAGCCGCATGCTCTGGGTTTGAGCGGAGTGTCCGGACGGCGCTTGCCGCCCGGACATCTCGCATGGGCCCCGGAAAAAAAATTCAAGGAAGAGCATATGACCCCAATTACCCTGCTGGCAGTGTTCGTTGCCGCGACGCTGCTTGGCTACAAGATCATCAGCCATGTGCCGAGCCTGCTGCACACCCCCCTGATGTCGGCCATGAATGCCCTTTCGGGCGTCATCATTCTTGGTGCGGTGACGGCGACCTATCTTGCGGGCTCCGTCTTTTTCACCATACTGGGCGCCATTTCCGTCGCCATGGCCATTGTGAACGTTTTCGGCGGGTTTGACATTACTCACAAAATGCTTCGAATGGTCGCCGGGAAAAAGAAGTAACCCTTCGTTCTGGCCTTTGCTACACCCATAAATCAGAAGAAAGGGTTGCAGTGACATGAATGCACTAACCTACAACATAATTGCCGGACTTCTTGTGGCGTCTGTACTCTTTGGTCTACGCCTCATGAACAAGGTTCCCACTGCGGTCAGGGGCAATCTTTTTTGCGCCTCGGCCATGGGCCTCGCCATTCTTGTGACCATGTTCAAGGACGGCTCCATGACGTCTCCCACGCTGTGGCTGGCCATTGCCGTGGGCATGACGCTGGGGCTTACCCTGTCCAATAAGGTCAAGATGATCCAGATGCCGCAGATGGTCGCCTTTCTGCACGGCATCGGCGGCGGCGCGGCTGCCATTGTGAGCTTTCTTGTCCTGACGGACACGGGCGCGCCCACGGCCTTTGAGCGCGGCAGCGCCTGCCTGGCCATGGCCATGGGCATGACCACCATCACAGGCTCCTTTGTGGCCGCAGGCAAACTGCACCAGATACTGCCGCAAAAACCCATTATCCTGCCCGAACACACCAGAATCATTCTGTCCATTCTGGGCGTTATGGGCTTTTCCGTGCTTATGGGCACGGTGTTTCCGCACTTTTTGTTCGGCTTTTTCATCTTCATGATGCTTTTGTCGGGCACGGCCTTCGGCATCGGGTTCACCATCCGCGTGGGCGGAGCCGACATGCCCATCACCATCTCGCTGCTGAACTCCATGGGCGGCGTCTGCGCCGCCATTGCGGGTTTTGCGGTGAGCGATCCCCTGCTGGTGGCCATCGGCGGCATCATCGGCTCTTCGGGCTTTTTGCTGACGCGCATCATGTGCAAGGCCATGAACAGAAAGCTGCTGTCCATCCTGCTTGGCGAGTCCTCTGTGGTCACGCCCGCTGGCAAGGCCGCGCCCAAGGCTGCCGCTGCCGCTGCTCCGGCCCCTGTCAAATCCACTGAGGCCGAAGTGGCCAAGCTGGTGCAAAACGCCAAAAACGTGATCATCGTGCCAGGCTACGGCATGGCCCTTGCCCAGGCCCAGTACAAGGTCAAGCAGCTTGCCGACCTTCTGGAAAGCAAGGGGGCCAAGGTGAGCTACGGCATCCATCCCGTGGCGGGGCGCATGCCCGGCCATATGAACGTGCTGCTGGCCGAAGCCAATGTGGATTACGAAAATCTGCTTGAAATGGACACGGTCAACCCGATGTTCGCCGATGCCGACCTTGTGGTCATCGTTGGGGCCAACGACGTGGTGAATCCTGCGGCCAACAGCGCGGAAGGCACGCCCATCTACGGCATGCCCATCCTTGATGCCGAAAAGGCCAAGAACATCATCATCTGCAACTATGACAGCAAGCCGGGCTACGCCGGCGTGCCCAACCCCCTGTATGAGCGCGCTGGCGTGCATCTCATGCTGGGCGACGCGGCCAAGACCTTTGATACCCTGCTGCACTACGCCCAGGGCAATGCCCCGGCCGATCAAAGCGCCGCCCCATCCGGTGGCGACAGCAAGGAAGCCGCAGCCGCCAAGCTGGTGCACAACGCCAAGAGCGTGATTATCGTGCCCGGCTACGGCATGGCCCTTGCCCAGGCCCAGCACAAGGTCAAACAGCTTGCGGACACGCTGGAAGCCAAGGGCGTCAAGGTGAGCTACGGCATCCATCCCGTGGCGGGGCGCATGCCCGGCCACATGAACGTGCTGCTGGCCGAAGCCAATGTGGATTACGAAGATCTGCTCGAAATGGATACCGTGAACCCGATGTTCGCGGAGACCGATCTTGTGGTGGTCATCGGAGCCAACGACGTGGTGAATCCGGCGGCCAACACGGCCGAAGGCACGCCCATCTATGGCATGCCCATCCTCAAGGCCGAAGAAGCCAAGGGCATCATCATCTGCAACTATGACGACAAACCTGGCTACGCTGGCGTGCCCAACCCCCTGTATACCCGCGAGGGCGTGATCCTCATGACGGGCGACGCGGCCAAGACCGTGGACCGTCTGGTGAGCTTCGCCCAGGGTGAAAGCCCCGCCGCCGCCCCATCCAGCGGCGACAGCAAGGAAGCCGCAGCCGCCAAACTGGTGCAGAACGCCAAAAACGTGGTCATCGTGCCCGGCTACGGCATGGCCCTTGCCCAGGCCCAGTACAAGGTCAAACAGCTTGCCGACCTTCTGGAAAGCAAGGGAGCCAAGGTGAGCTACGGCATCCATCCCGTGGCGGGGCGCATGCCCGGCCATATGAACGTGCTGCTGGCCGAAGCCAATGTGGATTACGAACACCTGCTTGAAATGGACACCGTCAACCCGATGTTTGCGGAATCCGATCTTGTGGTCATCGTTGGGGCCAACGACGTGGTGAACCCGGCGGCCAACAGCGCGGAAGGCACGCCCATCTACGGCATGCCCATCCTCAAGGCCGAAGAAGCCAGGAACATCATCATCTGTAACTACGACGACAAGCCTGGCTACGCCGGTGTGCCCAACCCCCTGTATACCCGCGATGGGGTAATCCTCATGACGGGCGACGCCTCCAAGAGCTTTGACAAGCTGCTGGCCTACGCGCAGGGCGAAAGCCCGGCGGGGTAAAGCGCGCAGAACAATAAAAAAGGTTTTGTTTCTGCCGGAATCCATCCGTGGGGAGACAGTGAACCGGGTGTGCCCTTTCTGTGTATGGGAGGACGCACCCGGTTTTTTATGTCTGACTGCAAAGAGCATCTATACGATTTAACACAGTAAAATGGCAAAAAATCGTGGTATTCCGTTCAGAAAGGGGAGGATCATTGGCGTGCTGCACAAGATACTCTTCGCAAAAAGGCCAAGTTTTTTTTGCATCAGATGAAGGATGTGCTGGAATAATATTTATTTAATTCATGGTGTTAGATGGTTAGCATGTTTGTTGCATATTTGGGGTGTGTGAACTTCAACATGTCGCATCAGGCTTGCAGCGCGGGCGGCAGGGGCCGGTCGGCAGTAAAGAGTATTCTGAAAGCGCCTGCATCTGTGAGCCGATCATCTGTATGGAGTGTGCTGACTGTCCATCCTGAGAGAGCCGAGTGCCTTTGAGGATAGACACTACTGTTTACGCCACGCCCGCTTTGGCGCCCGGCAGCGCCTGCGCCTTCAAGGTGGGTGTCAGCTCACCAGCCGTCAGAGGAGTTCAACGTGAATTTGTTCCGGCCCAAGAGATCCAGTGGAACAGTGTATTGTTCAAGATTGGTCCCATTGCTGCCAGCCCAAAACATTTAAGGGAGAGCATCCATGTCCGCAAAGAGTGCAAATGAATATGTCAGTGGCGATGTAAGTACTGTATGGCATCATCTTACGCTGCATCAGGGCAATGCGCCCATGATCGTTTCTGAAGGCAAGGGGTTGTACCTTAAGGATATTAATGGAAAAGAATACCTTGACGCGACTTCTGGCGGCGTGTGGTGCGTCAATGTGGGCTACGGACGGGACAGGATCGCCGACGCTGCCGCCAATCAGATGAAAAAGCTGCCTTTCTACGCGGCCAGTTGCGGTTCCCAGCCAGCGATCGAATTTTCTGAAAAGCTGCTTTCGCACATGCCCGGGCTTTCGCGCGTGTATATTTCAAGCAGCGGTTCCGAGGCCAACGAAAAAGCCTTTAAAATGGTGCGCCAGATTTCCCAGCTCAAGCACGGCGGTAAAAAGTATAAAATCATCTACCGCGACCGCGATTACCATGGCACCACCATCACCACCCTGAGCGCGTGCGGCCAGGAAGAGCGCCGTCTGCAGTATGGCCCCTTTACGCCCGGTTTTGTGGAATTTCCTGCGTGCCTGGCGTACCGTTCGCCCTATCCTGAAGGCACACAGAACCTGGGCGAAAAATTTGCCCGTGAACTGGAAGCCGTGGTGTTAAAGGAAGATCCTGATACCGTGGGCGCTGTTATTCTGGAACCCATCACTGCTGGCGGCGGCATTATCGTGCCCCCGGACGGCTATTTTGAGACCATTTCTGAAATATGCAAAAAGTATGGCTTGCTGCTTATCATTGATGAAGTGGTTTGCGGGCTTGGCAGAACAGGAACATGGTTCGGCTATCAGCATTTCAATGTCAAACCCGACATCGTGACCATGGCCAAGGGCGTCGCCAGTGCCTACATGCCCATTTCCTGCACAGTGACGACTGAAGAGGTCTTTGCCGCCCTGCAGGATAATACCGACAAACTCTCCTATTTCCGTGACATCAGCACCTTTGGGGGTTGCCTTGCCGCTCCGGCCGCAGCCCTGGAAAATATCAAGATTATCGAAGAAGAAGGCCTGCTTGATAACATTGTGGCTATGGGAGAATATTTGCAGCAGGGCTTGCAGGATCTCCTTTCCTACAGCAATGTGGGTGATGTGCGTGGTAGGGGCCTCTTGCAGGGTATTGAATTTGTTACCGACAAGGCTTCAAAAAAACCTCTGGAAGAAGAAAAGGTCATCGCCGTATGCGGAGCCATGGCCAAGCGCGGCGTGCTTGTGGGCAGAACCAACCGCAGCTTTGTGGGACGCAACAACGTGGTCAATTTGGCTCCGGCCTACATCGTGACCAAGGAGCAGATCGATACCATTCTCAAAGCGCTGCACGAATCCATAGTCGAAGTTCTGGGATAGGGCAGTCTGGCGCTGGGCGACCTGGCTGGCCGGAGCGGTTTCCAGGAACCTTAGAGCTGATTAACTTTGAGAATGCACATTTTCAAAGTTTGGGATACGCCCGTTTCGGCGCGTAACCACGCAGGTAAACTGCGCTTACGCCTCTGCGGCGAACGTCTGCTCGCGCAGCCGTTGGAGCAATTCAAAAGGTCGATTGTCCTAGTGCACCCGCCAGCGCACAGCACACCGGGCAGCACCGTTAACATGTTTGAGGTTGCATAGATTTAAGATACTTGGCTTCCGGCCTTACCTCCTGACCTGTGGCGCCGCAGCCTGGGTAAGGGGGTCAAAATTCGGCACAGCTTTTATGACGGCAAGTTTCGCCTTCCGTTTCTTGTGTGAAAGCATATGCCGTGGCCGGAAGCCAGATTCCAAAAACCGTAAACCCTGAAAACCCTTGGGGCCGCCTGTCAACCTTCCCAGGCGGCCCCTTTTGCGTTTCAGGCGCGGCCGCATCGGATGCGCCGCGTGCTGGCGCGGGCTGCCTGGGAACCACAACGGCGCATGTCTGAAAGCCTAGTGGTGTTTTTTCTTTTCCGTCACGGGAATGTGCAGCTGCTTGGCTTTGCGAACCACCGTGGACTGGCTGATTCCAAGCCTCGCTGCCGCCTTGTAGGTGCTGCCTGTGTCCGCCAGGGCTTCACGAATGAGGTTGCGCTCCAGATTCTCAACGGTCTCCTTGAAGGAAAGCGCTTCTTCCGGCTGTTCCGGCCCTGAGTCATCCCCTTCTTTTTTCAGTACGTCGCCCAGCAGGTAGGAGGGCAGATCGCGCATGGAAATGACGCTGCCTTCGGTCATGGCAGCCAGAAATTCCACAGCCGCCCGCAGTTCGCGCACGTTGCCCGGCCAGGAATGCTGGCAAAAACAGTCAATAACCCTTGGCGAAAATGTCTTTATGCTGTTGTAGCGGGCGCATGCCTGGTCGAGAAAAAACATCATGAGGGAGGGGATGTCTTCCGGGTGCTCCCGGAGCGGAGGCATGCAGATGCTGAGCACGCGAAGGCGGTAGTAAAGGTCGGCCCTGAATCTGCCGTTGCCCACAAGCTGTTCCAGGGGTCTGTTGGTGGCCGCGATTATGCGCACGTCCACGCGGAGTTCCTTTTCGCCGCCGATTTTCCGAAAACCTTGGCCATCCAGAACGTGTAGAATTTTGGCCTGCATGCTCAAGGGCAGTTCGCCTATTTCGTCCAGAAGCAGAGTGCCTTTGTCCGCCAGTTCAAAATAGCCCTTTTTCCCCGAGCGGTTGGCGCCGGTAAAGGCTCCTTTTTCATAGCCGAACAGTTCTGATTCGATGAGGGTCGCAGGGATGGCGGCGCAGTTGACGGAAATGAAGGGCCCCTTGGAACGGAGACTTTGCAGGTGAATGTAGGAAGCCGCATAGGTTTTGCCTGTACCAGTTTCGCCCAGAATAAGAATGCCCGATGGAGCCCTGGCGGCTTTTTCCAATTCAATCATGCAGCGTCGCATGACCTTGCTGGTGGCTATGAGCGTTTTTTCACAATTATGGGGCGGGCCATGCCCTTCTTCCTGCCGTAGAAAGGCGGCGCGCTCGGCATCGGCCAGTCGTTTTTGCAGATTCTCAAGCTCCGTAATATCCCGGATGCAGGCCACAACCCGCCAGATATTGCCCTTTTTGTCAAAAATCGGGGTGCTGGTGTTGAGACAGCGGGTTCCGTTGGGGTAGTCGTCAAACCTGGTGATAATTTTCCTTTGTTCCAGAGCCTCAAGCGTTACGGCTGCAGAAAACTTCCCCTCGAGCAAGGGGGTGGAAACAGGTTTGCCTATCATCTCTTCAGGCTCAATGTTGGCAATGCGCTTCAGAGCTTTGTTGACATGCAGGGTGGTGCCGTTGCCGTCAATGATCCACAGGCCATCATGCATGGAATCCATAATGGCGTGTAATTCCTGATTGATAAGGTGTAGGTCCGTTGTCCCTTCCGCTGGGTGAACTTCGTGCAACAGGACGAATCTTCGCCTGTCCGGGCCGTGCACTGCGTGGGCGTTGCCAAGCCATTTCCAGCCTAGCGTCCAGCTGCCTGAAGCCAGTATTATGCCCATGCGGGCATCTGGGGGGCTTGCACACACTCTGTCTACAAGGGCTTCACCACCATTTTGACGCAGCAGTTCAAGAAAGGAATGTTGTTGCCCTGGAGAGACATGATCGCTGCTTCCAAAAACGTTGGCTTTATTGCTGAATCGCTGTGTAAGAAAACGAAATGAGTGGTTACATGCCTCTATAATCCATTGGTCACCCTTGCAAATAGCTGCGCAGGTATTGGGAGGCATGAGGTTAAGGAGATCCATTAGGCATGATATAGATTTGTCCATATGGCATCCCTTCTGTCTTAACCGACAGATGATTCGAAGCTGCATCGGACTTCGGGAGAAATATGCTTTGTGAGGCAATACTGCATTAGCACTATAGAAGCCCCTGGTCAAGAAAGTTAATCTTTAAAATATGTTAACCATATTAAGCCTCTGGAACGTTTCTTGTAATACTATGGCACAAGACTCGGCGGCGAGCAGGCTGGCCCCTTCGCCGGGAAATTGAAAAAAACATGTGACCGACATTGCAAGCGGCGGGCCACGGCAACAATTCACGAACGGGCGCGACGCTTGCCTGGCAGCGACTGCGAACACCTATCATGCACTTGTATTGGAGGATAAAATGCCCAAGATGACGCCCAGTGAGGCCATGACGGAAGTTCTGGTTCAGGAAGGAGTAAACCATGTCAGCGGCATTCTCGGTTCCGCATTTATGGACATGCTGGACCTGTTTCCCGCAGCGGGGATCGACTTTATTTCAGTGCGCCATGAGCAGACTGCCGGGCATATGGAAGACGCCTACAGCCGTCTTACCGGCAGGGCCGGCGTGGTTATCGGCCAGAACGGCCCCGGCATCACCAACTATGTGACGGCTGTGGCCACGGCCAACATGGCCCATTCGCCCATGGTGGTTCTTTCGCCCAGTGCGGGCAGCATTTCCGTCGGCTGGGACGGCTTCCAAGAATGCGACACGTGGAATCTGTTTAAACCCATCACCAAGGCCTCCCTGCGCGTACCCCACCCCAAGCGCGCGGCCGACATCGTACGCACGGCCTTCCGCATTGCCTACGCCGAACGCGGCCCGGTGCTTGTGGACATCCCGCGCGACTATTTTTACGGCGAGCTGGATGAAGACATTCTGCATCCCTCGCAGTACCGCGTGGCCCCCGGCGGCATCGGCAATCCCGAACATTTCGCGGCCGCCGTGGAAGTGCTGAAGAACGCCAAAAACCCGGTGATCATCTCCGGGCGCGGCGTGGTGGATTCGGGCTGCGTTGCCACCATCAAGGCCATGGCCGAATACCTTGGCGCGCCTGTGGCGACCACCTATCTGCACAACGACGCCTTCCCCTGCGACCATCCGCTGTGGACCGGCCCCATAGGCTACATGGGCTCCAAGGCCGCCATGCGCATCCTGCAGAAGGCCGACGTCATCCTGGCCGTGGGCACCAGGCTGTCCTACTTCGGCACCCTGCCGCAGTACGACATCAACTACTTCCCCAAGACCGCCAAGATCGTGCAGATCGACATCAACCCGCGCCATATCGCCAAGACGCACCCCGTGGCAGTGGGCCTGTGCGCCGACGCCAAGGACGCCTCCGAAGAACTGTTCGCGCGGCTGCGTCAGGCCGTGCCCGCCAAGACCGACCTGACCTATGTGCATAATATGGTGACGGACGAGCTGAACGGCTGGTATCAGGAAATCGCCCTTATCGCCGACGAACCCGTGGAAGCCGGACGCATGCATCCGCGCAAGGCTCTCGAAGTGGTGGGCAAGTTCATCACTGACAACGACGCCATCGCCACCACGGACATCGGCAACACGTCCTCCACGGCCAACAGCTACCTGCGTTTCAAGAATCCCAAGCGCCATGTGGCCACGCTGACCTTCGGCAACACGGGCTTTGCCTATCAGGCCGCTCTGGGCGCGCAGCTTGCCTGCCCCGAAGATCTGACGGTAGCCATTGTGGGCGACGGCGCATGGGGCATGAGCCTTTTTGAAGTGCCCACCGCCTGCCAGTACAATCTGCCCGTCATCGCCACCGTGTATAACAACGGGGCCTGGTGCGCCGAAAAGAAAAACCAGGTGGACTTCTACAACAACCGCTTTGTGGGCGCGGACATCTGGTCCAAGTCCTATGCCAAGATAGCTGAGGCCATGGGCGCCGACGGTTACACGGTCAACACGCAGAAGGATCTGGCCG
This DNA window, taken from Desulfovibrio sp. 86, encodes the following:
- a CDS encoding aminotransferase family protein — its product is MSAKSANEYVSGDVSTVWHHLTLHQGNAPMIVSEGKGLYLKDINGKEYLDATSGGVWCVNVGYGRDRIADAAANQMKKLPFYAASCGSQPAIEFSEKLLSHMPGLSRVYISSSGSEANEKAFKMVRQISQLKHGGKKYKIIYRDRDYHGTTITTLSACGQEERRLQYGPFTPGFVEFPACLAYRSPYPEGTQNLGEKFARELEAVVLKEDPDTVGAVILEPITAGGGIIVPPDGYFETISEICKKYGLLLIIDEVVCGLGRTGTWFGYQHFNVKPDIVTMAKGVASAYMPISCTVTTEEVFAALQDNTDKLSYFRDISTFGGCLAAPAAALENIKIIEEEGLLDNIVAMGEYLQQGLQDLLSYSNVGDVRGRGLLQGIEFVTDKASKKPLEEEKVIAVCGAMAKRGVLVGRTNRSFVGRNNVVNLAPAYIVTKEQIDTILKALHESIVEVLG
- a CDS encoding sigma-54 interaction domain-containing protein → MQLRIICRLRQKGCHMDKSISCLMDLLNLMPPNTCAAICKGDQWIIEACNHSFRFLTQRFSNKANVFGSSDHVSPGQQHSFLELLRQNGGEALVDRVCASPPDARMGIILASGSWTLGWKWLGNAHAVHGPDRRRFVLLHEVHPAEGTTDLHLINQELHAIMDSMHDGLWIIDGNGTTLHVNKALKRIANIEPEEMIGKPVSTPLLEGKFSAAVTLEALEQRKIITRFDDYPNGTRCLNTSTPIFDKKGNIWRVVACIRDITELENLQKRLADAERAAFLRQEEGHGPPHNCEKTLIATSKVMRRCMIELEKAARAPSGILILGETGTGKTYAASYIHLQSLRSKGPFISVNCAAIPATLIESELFGYEKGAFTGANRSGKKGYFELADKGTLLLDEIGELPLSMQAKILHVLDGQGFRKIGGEKELRVDVRIIAATNRPLEQLVGNGRFRADLYYRLRVLSICMPPLREHPEDIPSLMMFFLDQACARYNSIKTFSPRVIDCFCQHSWPGNVRELRAAVEFLAAMTEGSVISMRDLPSYLLGDVLKKEGDDSGPEQPEEALSFKETVENLERNLIREALADTGSTYKAAARLGISQSTVVRKAKQLHIPVTEKKKHH
- the xsc gene encoding sulfoacetaldehyde acetyltransferase; the encoded protein is MPKMTPSEAMTEVLVQEGVNHVSGILGSAFMDMLDLFPAAGIDFISVRHEQTAGHMEDAYSRLTGRAGVVIGQNGPGITNYVTAVATANMAHSPMVVLSPSAGSISVGWDGFQECDTWNLFKPITKASLRVPHPKRAADIVRTAFRIAYAERGPVLVDIPRDYFYGELDEDILHPSQYRVAPGGIGNPEHFAAAVEVLKNAKNPVIISGRGVVDSGCVATIKAMAEYLGAPVATTYLHNDAFPCDHPLWTGPIGYMGSKAAMRILQKADVILAVGTRLSYFGTLPQYDINYFPKTAKIVQIDINPRHIAKTHPVAVGLCADAKDASEELFARLRQAVPAKTDLTYVHNMVTDELNGWYQEIALIADEPVEAGRMHPRKALEVVGKFITDNDAIATTDIGNTSSTANSYLRFKNPKRHVATLTFGNTGFAYQAALGAQLACPEDLTVAIVGDGAWGMSLFEVPTACQYNLPVIATVYNNGAWCAEKKNQVDFYNNRFVGADIWSKSYAKIAEAMGADGYTVNTQKDLAEALEAAKKNRRPAVIEVMTDGTRLAPPFRRDALALPTRYLPKYEHLDKSNFK